One genomic region from Anthonomus grandis grandis chromosome 1, icAntGran1.3, whole genome shotgun sequence encodes:
- the LOC126742556 gene encoding uncharacterized protein LOC126742556, whose protein sequence is MSNHLLKCLKCPEKIKKSLGSVSAQGELNRGSCSNIDVYEDADKENAGGGDNNNLGHDDTNIDMEIVDINIDTSLTSPSTSSFSTLSGVDVDAGGSTGNVKDINVMTGRKIIKHSRMEQSSIISFTDRISKKEQISANAAFARAIYAGALPLSIFPENPLWNIAFNILRPSYKPPNLHSLRKPLLEAEYARIMKLAEEKVQNSQCLTLISDGWTNIRGDIE, encoded by the exons ATGAGCAACCActtattaaaatgtttgaagTGTCCagagaaaattaagaaatcactAGGCTCAGTGTCTGCACAGG GTGAGCTCAATCGTGGGTCTTGTAGTAATATTGATGTTTATGAAGATGCTGATAAGGAAAATGCTGGAGGCGGCGACAACAATAATTTAGGTCATGATGATACAAACATTGACATGGAAATTGTGGATATTAATATTGATACGAGCCTTACGTCGCCATCGACAAGTTCATTTAGTACTTTAAGTGGTGTTGATGTTGATGCTGGAGGCAGCACTGGAAACGTTAAGGACATTAATGTTATGACCGGCAGGAAGATCATTAAACACTCACGTATGGAACAATCGAGCATAATATCATTCACAGATCGAATCTCAAAGAAGGAGCAAATATCAGCAAATGCCGCCTTTGCAAGAGCTATTTATGCTGGGGCCTTACCGCTTTCCATTTTTCCTGAAAACCCTTTGTGGAATATCGCATTTAATATTTTGCGGCCATCCTATAAACCACCGAACTTACATAGTTTACGGAAACCATTACTAGAAGCAGAATATGCTCGTATTATGAAATTAGCCGAAGAGAAGGTTCAGAACTCTCAATGTTTAACTCTCATATCAGATGGTTGGACTAATATTCGTGGAGATATAGAATAG